The following coding sequences lie in one Treponema sp. OMZ 790 genomic window:
- a CDS encoding DUF4097 family beta strand repeat-containing protein, whose protein sequence is MMNMKKIIFFVIGFILITMGCATNMSGRQSSVPHSIDFQKIKNISIFTQFCDIELIADNTPSENNNISLEYTVSNIKEKYVSVTIEDDTLIFKEESFLTFLPRARWNPPLISIRIPKNHILQTLTIETENTSMIKNLTAAICFFRVKNGKFQIEDSTITEKVKIQMESGSFAVHNSHFENIDFKTDTGNIYFQGEMYGNNIIQSKSGNVSMNLNAEASLYALYFFQNINNTQEIKQNRSQVKHNLVIKGNADKIDLSFAKKNQSINLHNGKSVICNNIECKNFGIHGEYGNITMRNCIFDSPAIITDGNILFDGILKNTCTIASDLGWIKIKTSVSEKLLNPSVTSSVGKVIITGFNSKNASIKSGIDSVSITDSIIE, encoded by the coding sequence ATGATGAATATGAAAAAAATAATATTTTTTGTTATTGGCTTTATTCTTATTACTATGGGATGTGCTACAAATATGAGTGGAAGACAAAGCTCTGTTCCTCATAGTATAGATTTTCAAAAAATAAAAAATATTTCAATTTTTACACAATTTTGTGATATTGAACTTATAGCCGATAATACCCCTTCTGAAAATAATAATATTTCTCTTGAATATACGGTCAGCAATATAAAAGAAAAATATGTGAGTGTTACTATTGAGGATGATACACTTATTTTTAAAGAAGAATCGTTTTTGACTTTTTTACCTCGTGCAAGATGGAATCCTCCGCTTATCAGTATTCGCATACCTAAAAATCATATACTGCAAACGCTTACTATTGAAACTGAAAATACAAGCATGATCAAAAATCTTACGGCTGCAATATGTTTTTTTCGTGTAAAGAACGGAAAATTTCAAATTGAAGATAGTACTATAACAGAAAAGGTTAAAATTCAAATGGAAAGCGGTTCCTTTGCAGTGCATAATTCTCATTTTGAAAACATTGATTTTAAAACTGATACCGGAAATATTTATTTTCAAGGTGAAATGTATGGGAACAATATTATTCAAAGTAAGTCAGGGAACGTATCTATGAATCTTAATGCAGAAGCTTCTTTGTATGCTCTGTATTTTTTTCAAAATATAAATAACACACAAGAAATAAAACAAAATCGCAGCCAAGTAAAACATAATCTAGTTATAAAAGGAAATGCCGATAAGATTGATCTATCTTTTGCAAAGAAGAATCAAAGCATTAATCTACATAATGGTAAATCTGTTATCTGCAATAATATTGAATGTAAGAATTTCGGTATTCATGGTGAATACGGAAACATTACCATGAGAAACTGTATTTTTGACAGTCCGGCTATTATTACCGATGGAAATATTTTGTTTGATGGTATCTTAAAAAATACGTGTACAATTGCATCCGATTTGGGATGGATAAAAATTAAAACTTCGGTATCGGAAAAACTTTTAAACCCTTCAGTCACAAGTAGTGTAGGGAAAGTAATAATTACCGGTTTTAATTCAAAAAATGCTTCGATTAAAAGCGGTATAGATTCTGTTTCAATTACCGATTCTATAATTGAATAG
- the lysS gene encoding lysine--tRNA ligase: MSNEKKLLHWADQTAEKIIRERGDLDVYTCASGITPSGTVHVGNFREIISVDLVVRALRSRGKKVRFIYSWDDYDVFRKVPANMPKPEVLEKYLRYPITMVPDTFERDENYARHHEHDVESVLPRVGIHPEYLYQAERYQKGMYAEGMKKALDNREDLKEILNTYRDEAHKITEEYWPVSVFCTACNKDTTKIESWDNDWTLRYSCECGHCEDLDLRKAKSAKLGWRVDWPMRWAFERTVFEPAGKDHHSQGGSFDTASLVSTRIYNWPAPVSFRYDFIGLKGVPGKMASSKGKVVSLAEVLEVYQPEVARYLFAGTRPNTEFVISFDLDVIKIYEDYDKTERIAWKAEKAKNDAVFEKEYRIYELSQIDGMPECISYQIPFRHLCNLLQINSGDIDAVINSLPDVKPAQLDRLKARAECAWNWITDGGAPEEFKFALRTDGSKADLNEAETKAVKTIRDSLLPKMDVMDEKAFSTALYDAAKECGLEPKQMFVAVYQALVSKDQGPRLAGFMKTIGKERLEKIFKDY; the protein is encoded by the coding sequence ATGTCAAACGAAAAGAAATTATTGCATTGGGCAGATCAGACTGCCGAAAAAATCATAAGAGAGAGGGGTGATCTCGATGTTTACACTTGCGCATCCGGTATTACGCCTTCGGGAACAGTTCACGTAGGAAACTTCCGCGAAATTATTTCCGTAGATTTGGTTGTGAGAGCCTTGCGCTCCCGAGGAAAAAAGGTGCGCTTTATTTATTCTTGGGATGATTATGACGTATTCCGCAAGGTTCCTGCAAATATGCCTAAGCCTGAAGTTTTGGAAAAATATCTCCGCTATCCGATTACCATGGTTCCCGACACATTTGAGCGGGACGAAAACTACGCCCGCCACCACGAGCATGATGTAGAATCCGTATTGCCGAGAGTCGGTATTCACCCCGAATATCTTTATCAGGCTGAACGCTATCAAAAGGGAATGTATGCCGAAGGGATGAAAAAAGCCTTGGACAATAGGGAAGATCTTAAAGAAATTTTGAACACCTACCGAGATGAGGCCCATAAGATTACCGAGGAGTACTGGCCCGTTTCGGTTTTTTGTACCGCCTGTAACAAGGACACAACAAAGATAGAGTCCTGGGACAATGACTGGACCTTACGCTATTCTTGCGAATGCGGACATTGCGAAGACTTGGATTTGCGCAAGGCAAAGTCCGCAAAGCTGGGCTGGAGGGTTGACTGGCCGATGAGATGGGCCTTTGAGAGAACCGTCTTTGAGCCTGCCGGAAAGGACCATCACTCGCAAGGCGGCTCCTTTGATACGGCGAGCTTAGTTTCCACCCGCATTTATAACTGGCCTGCCCCTGTAAGTTTCCGCTATGACTTTATCGGCTTAAAGGGAGTGCCCGGAAAGATGGCCTCTTCCAAGGGAAAGGTTGTAAGCCTTGCCGAGGTGCTCGAAGTTTACCAGCCCGAAGTTGCCCGATATCTTTTTGCAGGCACAAGACCCAACACCGAATTCGTTATCAGCTTTGACCTTGATGTAATTAAAATTTACGAGGACTACGACAAGACCGAGCGTATTGCATGGAAGGCCGAAAAGGCCAAAAACGATGCGGTCTTCGAAAAAGAATATAGAATCTATGAGCTTTCTCAAATAGACGGAATGCCTGAGTGTATTTCCTATCAAATTCCTTTTAGGCACTTGTGCAATCTTTTGCAAATAAATTCCGGAGATATAGATGCGGTAATAAACAGCCTTCCCGATGTAAAGCCCGCTCAGCTTGACAGGCTGAAGGCAAGAGCCGAATGTGCATGGAATTGGATTACGGACGGAGGAGCTCCCGAAGAGTTTAAGTTTGCTTTAAGGACTGACGGCTCAAAGGCTGATTTGAACGAGGCCGAAACAAAGGCGGTTAAAACGATAAGGGATTCCCTTTTACCTAAAATGGACGTGATGGATGAAAAGGCATTTTCGACAGCCCTCTATGATGCTGCAAAGGAGTGCGGCTTAGAACCCAAGCAAATGTTTGTTGCCGTTTATCAAGCCCTTGTTTCAAAGGATCAGGGGCCTCGTCTAGCCGGCTTTATGAAAACCATCGGCAAGGAAAGGCTGGAGAAAATATTTAAAGATTATTAA